The Falco cherrug isolate bFalChe1 chromosome 15, bFalChe1.pri, whole genome shotgun sequence genome includes a region encoding these proteins:
- the LOC102049809 gene encoding protein eva-1 homolog C-like isoform X2, translating into MVTLVGPAAALVLLCLAVGLEASPELSGYLRKVLRNHTAHTCDGEQLLIVCPHKTTISILGAFYGRRVPSPNLCPSPGNASQESTECTSTTAHLKLLAECQDQQWCQFLVHSQVFGPDPCPGTHKYLIASYKCRPGNHRVKTVCENDKLRLQCRPKSILAIYSANYGRFLRGKPECDSLNTGGPHIECLAPDALRRVSKKCHRKGNCTVAADQATFGDPCLPGMKKQLRVSYTCVPKQLLEEVGPDTSDPFLLSDYMHGIPEKVGLYFLCGVSGGLMVLLCIISPKTTFLQEVGEALKDPELESSLELSRTKLRDEQDEDLPDDSSSDSSFRHLTRTYRATDSIFSPELTAAMEGAVEHQGCAGEEIWMPKESSPYAIHKIKSATK; encoded by the exons ATGGTCACTCTGGtagggccagcagcagctctggtcCTCCTCTGCCTAGCTGTGGGACTGGAGGCCAGCCCGGAGCTCTCTG GGTACCTGCGCAAGGTGCTGAGGAACCATACTGCCCACACCTGTGACGGGGAGCAGCTCCTCATCGTCTGCCCTCACAAGACCACCATCAGCATCCTTGGTGCTTTCTATGGGCGTCGTGTGCCCAGCCCCAACCTCTGCCCCAGTCCTGGCAATGCCTCCCAGGAGAGCACGGAGTGCAcgtccaccacggcccacctg aagctgctggctgAGTGCCAGGACCAGCAGTGGTGCCAGTTCTTGGTGCACAGCCAAGTCTTTGGCCCGGACCCGTGCCCTGGGACACACAAGTACCTCATCGCTTCCTACAAGTGCCGGCCAG GGAACCATCGGGTCAAGACTGTGTGCGAGAATGACAAGCTGAGGCTGCAGTGCCGACCAAAATCCATCCTGGCGATTTATTCTGCAAATTATGGACGATTCCTCAGGGGCAAACCAGAGTGTGATTCCCTGAACACTGGGGGACCCCATATAG AGTGCTTGGCTCCAGACGCCCTGAGGAGGGTCTCCAAGAAGTGCCACCGCAAGGGGAACTGCACTGTGGCTGCTGACCAGGCTACCTTTGGGGATCCGTGCCTCCCTGGCATGAAGAAACAGCTGCGAGTCTCCTACACATGTG TGcccaagcagctgctggaggaggtgggcCCTGACACCTCAGACCCCTTCCTGCTTTCGGACTACATGCATG GCATCCCAGAGAAAGTTGGCCTCTACTTTCTTTGCGGGGTCTCAGGAGGCCTCATGGTCCTGCTGTGCATCATCAGCCCCAAAACAACCTTCCTCCAGGAGGTGGGGGAGGCTCTCAAAGACccagagctggagagcagcttggAGCTGAGCAGAACCAAGCTGCGGGATGAGCAGGACGAAGACCTTCCTGATGACAGCTCCTCAGACTCCTCCTTTCGCCACCTCACCCGCACCTACCGGGCCACTGACAGCATCTTCAGCCCAGAGCTGACAGCGGCCATGGAGGGAGCAGTGGAGCACCAGGGCTGTGCCGGGGAGGAGATCTGGATGCCCAAGGAGTCAAGCCCATATGCCATCCACAAGATCAAATCAGCCACCAAataa
- the LOC102049809 gene encoding protein eva-1 homolog C-like isoform X1 has translation MVTLVGPAAALVLLCLAVGLEASPELSGYLRKVLRNHTAHTCDGEQLLIVCPHKTTISILGAFYGRRVPSPNLCPSPGNASQESTECTSTTAHLKLLAECQDQQWCQFLVHSQVFGPDPCPGTHKYLIASYKCRPGNHRVKTVCENDKLRLQCRPKSILAIYSANYGRFLRGKPECDSLNTGGPHIECLAPDALRRVSKKCHRKGNCTVAADQATFGDPCLPGMKKQLRVSYTCVPKQLLEEVGPDTSDPFLLSDYMHGGWYKGPRFSRLREDRMIFTSSLAAFAHLWGIPEKVGLYFLCGVSGGLMVLLCIISPKTTFLQEVGEALKDPELESSLELSRTKLRDEQDEDLPDDSSSDSSFRHLTRTYRATDSIFSPELTAAMEGAVEHQGCAGEEIWMPKESSPYAIHKIKSATK, from the exons ATGGTCACTCTGGtagggccagcagcagctctggtcCTCCTCTGCCTAGCTGTGGGACTGGAGGCCAGCCCGGAGCTCTCTG GGTACCTGCGCAAGGTGCTGAGGAACCATACTGCCCACACCTGTGACGGGGAGCAGCTCCTCATCGTCTGCCCTCACAAGACCACCATCAGCATCCTTGGTGCTTTCTATGGGCGTCGTGTGCCCAGCCCCAACCTCTGCCCCAGTCCTGGCAATGCCTCCCAGGAGAGCACGGAGTGCAcgtccaccacggcccacctg aagctgctggctgAGTGCCAGGACCAGCAGTGGTGCCAGTTCTTGGTGCACAGCCAAGTCTTTGGCCCGGACCCGTGCCCTGGGACACACAAGTACCTCATCGCTTCCTACAAGTGCCGGCCAG GGAACCATCGGGTCAAGACTGTGTGCGAGAATGACAAGCTGAGGCTGCAGTGCCGACCAAAATCCATCCTGGCGATTTATTCTGCAAATTATGGACGATTCCTCAGGGGCAAACCAGAGTGTGATTCCCTGAACACTGGGGGACCCCATATAG AGTGCTTGGCTCCAGACGCCCTGAGGAGGGTCTCCAAGAAGTGCCACCGCAAGGGGAACTGCACTGTGGCTGCTGACCAGGCTACCTTTGGGGATCCGTGCCTCCCTGGCATGAAGAAACAGCTGCGAGTCTCCTACACATGTG TGcccaagcagctgctggaggaggtgggcCCTGACACCTCAGACCCCTTCCTGCTTTCGGACTACATGCATG GTGGCTGGTACAAAGGGCCCAGGTTCTCCAGGCTCCGGGAAGACCGGATGATTTTTACTAGCTCTCTGGCAGCTTTTGCCCACCTTTGGG GCATCCCAGAGAAAGTTGGCCTCTACTTTCTTTGCGGGGTCTCAGGAGGCCTCATGGTCCTGCTGTGCATCATCAGCCCCAAAACAACCTTCCTCCAGGAGGTGGGGGAGGCTCTCAAAGACccagagctggagagcagcttggAGCTGAGCAGAACCAAGCTGCGGGATGAGCAGGACGAAGACCTTCCTGATGACAGCTCCTCAGACTCCTCCTTTCGCCACCTCACCCGCACCTACCGGGCCACTGACAGCATCTTCAGCCCAGAGCTGACAGCGGCCATGGAGGGAGCAGTGGAGCACCAGGGCTGTGCCGGGGAGGAGATCTGGATGCCCAAGGAGTCAAGCCCATATGCCATCCACAAGATCAAATCAGCCACCAAataa
- the CLIC2 gene encoding chloride intracellular channel protein 2 isoform X2 — MESRQHSTTKEPEIELFVKAGLDGENIGNCPFCQRLFMVLWLKGVKFNVTTVDMTRKPEELKDLAPGTNPPFLLFNKELKTDFIKIEEFLEQTLGPPTYPHLSPKYKESFDVGSDIFAKFSAYIKNPRKEANINFEKALLREFQRLDVYLNTPLPEEIDQDSMEDITVSKRKFLDGDHLTLADCNLLPKLHIIKIAAKKYRDFEIPADMTGVWRYLNNAYACDEFSHTCPADEEIEHTYSSVSRKMT; from the exons ATGGAGAGTCGGCAGCACAGCACCACCAAGGAGCCTGAGATTGAGCTGTTTGTGAAG GCTGGTCTGGATGGAGAAAACATTGGAAACTGCCCCTTCTGCCAGCGCCTCTTCATGGTGCTGTGGCTCAAAGGGGTCAAGTTCAATGTCACCACAGTGGACATGACCAG GAAACCTGAAGAATTGAAAGATTTAGCGCCGGGCACCAACCCACCCTTCTTGCTGTTCAACAAGGAACTGAAAACAGACTTCATTAAGATTGAGGAGTTCCTGGAGCAGACCCTGGGCCCACCCAC GTATCCACACCTGAGCCCCAAGTACAAGGAGTCCTTTGACGTGGGGAGTGACATCTTTGCCAAGTTCTCGGCGTACATCAAGAACCCACGCAAGGAAGCAAATATCA ACTTCGAGAAGGCCCTGCTGCGGGAGTTTCAGCGGCTGGATGTCTACTTAAACACTCCCCTCCCCGAGGAGATTGACCAGGACAGCATGGAGGACATCACTGTCTCCAAGAGGAAATTCCTGGACGGAGACCATCTGACATTGGCTGATTGCAACCTCCTGCCCAAACTGCATATCATCAAG ATTGCAGCCAAAAAGTACCGTGACTTCGAGATCCCAGCGGACATGACGGGCGTCTGGCGCTACCTCAACAATGCCTACGCCTGTGATGAGTTCAGCCACACATGTCCCGCAGATGAGGAGATAGAGCACACCTACTCCAGTGTCTCCAGGAAGATGACCTAA
- the CLIC2 gene encoding chloride intracellular channel protein 2 isoform X1: protein MESRQHSTTKEPEIELFVKAGLDGENIGNCPFCQRLFMVLWLKGVKFNVTTVDMTRKPEELKDLAPGTNPPFLLFNKELKTDFIKIEEFLEQTLGPPTYPHLSPKYKESFDVGSDIFAKFSAYIKNPRKEANISKKYFEKALLREFQRLDVYLNTPLPEEIDQDSMEDITVSKRKFLDGDHLTLADCNLLPKLHIIKIAAKKYRDFEIPADMTGVWRYLNNAYACDEFSHTCPADEEIEHTYSSVSRKMT, encoded by the exons ATGGAGAGTCGGCAGCACAGCACCACCAAGGAGCCTGAGATTGAGCTGTTTGTGAAG GCTGGTCTGGATGGAGAAAACATTGGAAACTGCCCCTTCTGCCAGCGCCTCTTCATGGTGCTGTGGCTCAAAGGGGTCAAGTTCAATGTCACCACAGTGGACATGACCAG GAAACCTGAAGAATTGAAAGATTTAGCGCCGGGCACCAACCCACCCTTCTTGCTGTTCAACAAGGAACTGAAAACAGACTTCATTAAGATTGAGGAGTTCCTGGAGCAGACCCTGGGCCCACCCAC GTATCCACACCTGAGCCCCAAGTACAAGGAGTCCTTTGACGTGGGGAGTGACATCTTTGCCAAGTTCTCGGCGTACATCAAGAACCCACGCAAGGAAGCAAATATCAGTAAGAAat ACTTCGAGAAGGCCCTGCTGCGGGAGTTTCAGCGGCTGGATGTCTACTTAAACACTCCCCTCCCCGAGGAGATTGACCAGGACAGCATGGAGGACATCACTGTCTCCAAGAGGAAATTCCTGGACGGAGACCATCTGACATTGGCTGATTGCAACCTCCTGCCCAAACTGCATATCATCAAG ATTGCAGCCAAAAAGTACCGTGACTTCGAGATCCCAGCGGACATGACGGGCGTCTGGCGCTACCTCAACAATGCCTACGCCTGTGATGAGTTCAGCCACACATGTCCCGCAGATGAGGAGATAGAGCACACCTACTCCAGTGTCTCCAGGAAGATGACCTAA